The Mixta hanseatica genome includes a region encoding these proteins:
- a CDS encoding phage tail protein I, protein MSLNNSLLPPGSSATERRLAEACSDLSGLKVPLRELWNPATCPVKFLPYLAWAFSVDRWDESWAESVKRKVVQDAFYIHQHKGTISAVRRVVEPFGFLIRVIEWWQNGEAPGTFRLDIGVQEQGITEESYQELERLISDAKPTSRHMLGMSINLQSGGQCYLGAASYGGDDLTVYPYTPDIISVSGRSYPGAATHVIDLLEVGP, encoded by the coding sequence ATGAGCCTGAATAACAGTCTGTTACCGCCGGGGTCGTCTGCCACTGAGCGCAGGCTGGCAGAAGCCTGCAGCGATCTGTCCGGGCTGAAGGTGCCGCTGCGTGAACTGTGGAACCCGGCAACCTGCCCGGTAAAGTTTTTACCGTACCTTGCATGGGCATTTTCGGTAGACCGCTGGGATGAGAGCTGGGCGGAGAGCGTCAAGCGCAAGGTGGTACAGGATGCGTTTTACATCCATCAGCACAAGGGAACCATCAGCGCGGTGCGCCGCGTGGTGGAGCCGTTCGGTTTTCTTATCCGCGTTATTGAATGGTGGCAGAACGGCGAGGCGCCCGGCACCTTCCGGCTGGATATTGGCGTGCAGGAGCAGGGCATCACGGAAGAAAGCTATCAGGAGCTGGAGCGCCTGATAAGTGATGCAAAGCCTACCAGCCGCCACATGCTGGGCATGTCCATCAACCTGCAAAGCGGCGGCCAGTGTTATCTCGGTGCCGCCAGCTATGGCGGTGACGATCTCACCGTTTACCCCTATACACCTGACATTATTTCCGTCAGCGGCCGGAGCTATCCGGGTGCGGCGACTCACGTTATCGACTTGCTGGAAGTGGGACCATGA